In a single window of the Papaver somniferum cultivar HN1 chromosome 8, ASM357369v1, whole genome shotgun sequence genome:
- the LOC113301578 gene encoding RNA-binding protein 24-B-like isoform X2 — MSSQQQRQFGIMVGGNINSNNVGLIDTTYTKIFVGGLAWETQRDTMRRYFEQFGEIQEAVVITDKNTGRSKGYGFVTFKDPDSAVRACQDPSPVIDGRRANCNLACLGAQRPHPLSASQHGLGRFRPGHGSVVTAPTYEGSSASTYFNQPSPYTFPYSTYGYSGYSQENMYQMNYYNVYGGQQIPAAAYYAAGGAASGTPGIVPNFYPFYMQNGQAQGLRVQYPQWVQYPYISQPYTPAVLPIPTPVSPVTTITGVTLTTEGSVGTRTITIKDPGSARTEQSST, encoded by the exons ATGTCTTCACAGCAACAGAGACAGTTCGGTATAATGGTGGGAGGGAATATTAATAGTAACAATGTGGGATTGATTGATACAACatatacaaaaatatttgttGGAGGATTAGCTTGGGAAACTCAGAGAGATACTATGAGACGTTACTTTGAACAGTTTGGAGAGATTCAAGAAGCTGTTGTGATAACCGATAAGAATACTGGAAGATCTAAAGGATATGGATTT GTGACATTCAAGGATCCAGATTCAGCTGTGAGAGCTTGTCAAGATCCATCTCCTGTAATTGATGGAAGAAGAGCTAATTGTAATCTTGCCTGTCTCGGAGCTCAGAGGCCTCACCCTTTGTCTGCTTCTCAACAtg gttTGGGAAGGTTTAGACCAGGACATGGATCAGTAGTTACTGCACCAACTTATGAAGGATCTTCTGCCTCTACATATTTCAATCAACCTTCTCCGTACACATTTCCATATTCAACTTATGG GTATTCCGGTTATTCTCAGGAAAATATGTATCAGATG AATTACTACAATGTATATGGAGGGCAACAAATTCCAGCTGCTGCTTACTATGCGGCTGGAGGGGCAGCGTCTGGAACTCCTGGGATTGTCCCCAACTTCTACCCATTCTATATGCAAAATGGTCAAGCTCAAGGTCTCAGAGTTCAATATCCTCAATGGGTTCAATATCCATATATATCTCAACCTTATACGCCTGCAGTACTTCCAATACCTACTCCAGTTTCCCCCGTAACCACCATTACAG GTGTGACTTTAACTACAGAAGGTTCTGTGGGTACAAGAACGATCACGATAAAAGACC
- the LOC113301578 gene encoding RNA-binding protein 24-B-like isoform X1 produces MSSQQQRQFGIMVGGNINSNNVGLIDTTYTKIFVGGLAWETQRDTMRRYFEQFGEIQEAVVITDKNTGRSKGYGFVTFKDPDSAVRACQDPSPVIDGRRANCNLACLGAQRPHPLSASQHGLGRFRPGHGSVVTAPTYEGSSASTYFNQPSPYTFPYSTYGYSGYSQENMYQMNYYNVYGGQQIPAAAYYAAGGAASGTPGIVPNFYPFYMQNGQAQGLRVQYPQWVQYPYISQPYTPAVLPIPTPVSPVTTITAGVTLTTEGSVGTRTITIKDPGSARTEQSST; encoded by the exons ATGTCTTCACAGCAACAGAGACAGTTCGGTATAATGGTGGGAGGGAATATTAATAGTAACAATGTGGGATTGATTGATACAACatatacaaaaatatttgttGGAGGATTAGCTTGGGAAACTCAGAGAGATACTATGAGACGTTACTTTGAACAGTTTGGAGAGATTCAAGAAGCTGTTGTGATAACCGATAAGAATACTGGAAGATCTAAAGGATATGGATTT GTGACATTCAAGGATCCAGATTCAGCTGTGAGAGCTTGTCAAGATCCATCTCCTGTAATTGATGGAAGAAGAGCTAATTGTAATCTTGCCTGTCTCGGAGCTCAGAGGCCTCACCCTTTGTCTGCTTCTCAACAtg gttTGGGAAGGTTTAGACCAGGACATGGATCAGTAGTTACTGCACCAACTTATGAAGGATCTTCTGCCTCTACATATTTCAATCAACCTTCTCCGTACACATTTCCATATTCAACTTATGG GTATTCCGGTTATTCTCAGGAAAATATGTATCAGATG AATTACTACAATGTATATGGAGGGCAACAAATTCCAGCTGCTGCTTACTATGCGGCTGGAGGGGCAGCGTCTGGAACTCCTGGGATTGTCCCCAACTTCTACCCATTCTATATGCAAAATGGTCAAGCTCAAGGTCTCAGAGTTCAATATCCTCAATGGGTTCAATATCCATATATATCTCAACCTTATACGCCTGCAGTACTTCCAATACCTACTCCAGTTTCCCCCGTAACCACCATTACAG CAGGTGTGACTTTAACTACAGAAGGTTCTGTGGGTACAAGAACGATCACGATAAAAGACC